AATGTCTTGAGCAGGTCGTAAGAGGTGATTTCCGGGGGAAGGGCTTTAGCTTGGGACATACTATGCCAGATCATTGCAACTGCTCAGACTATATCTTGCTAAACTGCCCTCGAACAGGGTCAATAACGAAGAAACGGGTGAAACAGTTTCTCCTCAAAAGAACCAGGAAATAAGACCCGGTGGCGCCCAGTGCCAGTCCAAAAACGCATAAGTGTCGGGATAAAGCGCCATACAAATTCCCCGGAAGATCAGGATATGCAGCACGTAGATTTCCATCGTCCGCCGCCCCATGATATGGATGAGGAAGGTACCGGGGCGCGTCAAGACCCTCGTCAGGGCAGGATAGTCGGCAGCCTTGAAACGCTCAAGCAAGGCCGAAATTGCAAACAGACCGACAAACAGCACACCCACCTGCGCCAGAGTCAGGCTAGGCATAAAAACCCCCTGCAGAATCCCAAAGAAAAACACACTCGAATAGGCAAAAAGTTTGGTATGCCAAGGCTTCAACCTCTCCTTCAGGACTGCGCGGTTGCGGGCAATAAACCCCTGCAGGACGAACATGATCCCCAGAGTCCCGTACTCGAACAGCAACCCCGTTGGTACCGCAGCAAACAGAAGCAGCAGAAACCAGCCCCTGAGATTCTGGGAACTTTGTGTGGCCCGGATGGCACAGCCATGACGGGTTTTGCGGATCAGCGCGATGGTAAAAAGAATATCAAGCGGAAAGACATATTGCCCCGCCACCAGCGCGGAAAGAGTCACGATCGCCCCTCCGAGGAGGATTTTTGGAGAAACGGCATCCGTCCGGGCATAGCCGATCAAAAAGAACCAGATCGGCACACACAGCCGCCCCAGAACCCGGAACCACATTTCATCCGGGTAAAAATGATGGCCGACATGGTCGGTGATCATCAGGATCAGGGCCAGAGCCTTGAGCAAATCGTAAGACGTCAAATGGCTGGTTCGCTGAATCATGAATGCGTTGCTCTTCACAGGGTATCGACTTTCAATTCCTAAAAAAAAATCTTACACTACACATCCGCTTAATATAATCTTGCGTTAGGACAAACAAACGTGAAAAAAGACAGTTTATCGCCCCTTCTGTATATCATCATCCTGATCGAGGGCTATATTGTTCTGTCCACCGAGCTTCTGGCGATACGGCAAACAATTCCATTCGTAGGCACGGGAACCGACACGGTATCAATCATAATCGCCGCAGTACTCATGCCACTGGCGATCGGCTATTATACAGGCGGAAGATTCCGCCCCTGCAAGATATACGGAAATTATATCTCCTTGCGAAAAAAGCTGACATTCAATCTTATACTCTCGACGGTTATTCTCCTGCCCGGAATGTCTCTGGTCTTCATGGAATGGTTTTTCCAGAATTTGCTGGTAGACATCGGAATTACATCTCGCATAGTGCAAACATCTCTTTACGCAACTTTTTTTGTAGCAATTCCCGTTTACTTTCTGGGTCAGACCATCCCGCTTGTCAGCAATTACTTCACGAAAACAAAACTTTCGGAAATCACAGGACGAATGCTCTTTTTCTCGACCTTGGGTTCGTTTTTGGGGGCGGTGTTTTCCACTCTGGTCCTGATGGCCACGATTGGAGTCCACCACACGGTTTCATTAACCTTCGTCCTTCTGTCCATCGTCGTTATCCTTCTGCAACGACGCAAACTGTCCGAGCCGGTTTTTTTATCACTCAGCCTGACAGTGATCGGACTCTTTCTGAATTCCAACCATGTGATGAGCGACAAAAGCATCGTCTATAACAACCAGTACCAGATGGCCCAAATTCTTCATAAAGGCGAAGAAAGGCATCTGCTTCTGAATTCAAACTGGTCTTCAATGTACGACGATTACGGACGCAAATACCCCTACATTGAGTTTGCAGAACGTCAGGGCATAGATCCTATAAGAAACTCCGAGACTCCAAGAGACATCCTCGTCATAGGGGCGGGAGCGTTTACTCTTGGATTTGAAGACGAAAACAACAACTACATTTACATCGATATCGACCCGGATCTTCTAAAAACAGCCGAAAAATATATCCTCAAGGACAAGCTGAAAAAAAATAAGACGTTTCTGGTCGAGGAAGCTAGAGCTTTCCTCACGCGCAGTAAAAGGGAAGGAAAGAAATTCGACGTCATTTTTCTTGATGCCTATCTCGGAGGAGCGAGTATTCCAGAACATCTGGTCACGCAGGAGTTCTTCATTCAAATCAAGGATAGCATGAAGAACGGCGGAATACTGATAACAAACTTCATCGCGTCTCCGAATTTCGCAGACAGGATGTCACGCTCGATTGATAACACGATCCGGTCGGTCATGCCGCATGTATCAAGGGTTGTCATGAATGAAAAACTTTTACCATTTAACGATGATGCCAATATCATGGCCAACGTGTCATATATTTACCGTCATCAGGAGGATTATGATCTTGGCGTGATTTACACTGACGACAAGAACACGGTTTATATGGATAAGCCCCAGAATATGCTCAACGCATTCGGCAAGAAATAATGACAGAAAAGCCACTTGTGAATACGTTTTTTGCGCCCCTCCAGGCGCTGAAAAAAAATATGACTGCCTACGATCTTCTGGCCCTGAACGTCGCCATCATGATCTTCGGCCATACTTGTTATTACTTTATCAATGACATCATGTGGTTAAGAATTCCCGACCGCTCTCTTGTCTGCATATGGCTCATCCCCGTCGGCTACAATCTCGGACGCCGCCCGGGAAAGACAATGTGGTTTGGAGCCGCGCTGTTGACCGCTTCAAACTACATATTATTTGAAAAAATAGACGTTAATTTTTTATGGACGATTATGCTAGTCCGTGTGCTGACAGAACCCTTGATTACTCAACTGCTGAAAAACAAAACCTTGTTTTGGGGCGTAAACATACTTTTTCTTATTTTGTCACCCATTACCAACGTCTTCTTTGAATATGGCACACTGGCGTTTATCATGGCCATGGCCGCCTGGGTCAGAAAGAACGAGGCGTTTATCGAGAATAAATTTATAAAACCCTCTGAATACTTTATCTTTGCCTTGTTTGCACACTTGATATTCACACACGTCGTTTTTCAATTTTCCTACCTGGAAACTTTTCTGACGAGCCTAGGATCAGCGGTTACATTCTGGCTTCTGTATGACATGAGAACGCTGTTGTTGAATTCTCTAAGACGCAGACCCAAGGATGTTATCGAAAAATTCTGCTACTTTCTCGGGCACAAAAGTCTTGAAATATATATCGTACACGTCTTTGCTTTCCAGCTGATCTATTACTTCCTGGTGATGAAACATTGAGTCAGAAAAGCTTGCCGACCTTCGCCTTTTCTTCAGAGTAAATCAGGAAGGGAAACCTTTTTGCAATACCTCGGAATATCCCGCGTTCATTGATCCAGTTTGCGTAAGCAACATACTCAGGATACTGCGAAAGATGATTTTCCTCCGTACGCGCCCGGAGATAATAGATAAAGCAAATTCCGAAAAACATGACCATCAACTGCAGGCTGCCTAAAGGTCCGCCTAGACTTAAAAAGGGAACGTAGACAAAAAGGCGGTTGAGCATTTTTGAGACATACTGGGGATGCTTCGTAAAGCGAAAGGGACCGGAAGTCAGAACCCCACGGTAGGTCAGGTTGGAGAAACGGATTCCGAACGTTAGAGTGGCCAGCGCCTCCGTGCACATAAAGACAATGCTAAGCACGCCCCAAACCACGAGAAGAAGAGGAAAATCAGACAGCCATGTATGCCATTCGGGATTGGCAAAAAAATCATCAAAAAAAACCTTGATCATCAGGACTTCCCAGAACGGATAATAACAGGCCAGACAGACGAGCCAGCCAACGAGCGTTGGGTCCAGTGAGCGGATATGGCTGTCGAGAACCCTGAAGGTCATAAAATATCCGATAAGGCCGAAAAGAATGTCCATAGCCCCCAGAAAGAAATAGATCAGCATGATAAACTTAAGGATGCCGTACCATGTAAAGTCAGAGGAAACTGTAAGATTGGCGTCAATAAACTCACCGTGGCCTTTCATAAGAAAAGCGATATATATTGAGAAATAGGAGAGCATCACAGGCACATAAAACGCACGAAGGCCGATCGATTTCAGATGATGGACAATGATTTTGGGATCAACCTCATCTCTGCGGCCCATAAGCAAGGCTCCAAAATGCCAAAACCCGTCCTTTGGCCTGTCCAGACGGTGGTCAAATTCGGAAAAATATATCGGGCCGCCGATTACATAGATCATAAGCAGAGGAAAAAAATAAGACAGGGCCGGGTTGAAAAATTCGTCGTGCCAATAAAGCGGGACAAAAAGATAAAAAAGCAGAATCAGAGCCAGAGAACTATAATAGCCAAGAAGTTTGGTCTTAAGCCTCTCCGTATCCTTGGCGATGGGAGTATCAAGGAAACCAACTCCCGGCCTCTTATGCACCTTGAGGATAAAAATCTCACCCAGGAGTATAGGAATCAACGCAGCGGTGATGCCGACAACCGAAAGGGTAAAGACATCCGATTCAGGCAAAACAGCAAATGTAATATTGGCTGCGGCAATAAAGAAAACACCGCCGATAAAATTCACCAAAAAACTTGAGGCTGAGGGGGGAATCTTGGCTGTCGTCATGATCTTGTCTGAAAAGGAAGCTTGAAAATCCTAGAGCTATCACAAAAACCCCTGCGGGTCGATATCCACATAAACGCGGATATTCGCGGGGATTTTATGCCCACCGACCCACTCGGCGATGGTTTTCTGGATATTGAGCGCCCGGTCCGCCCGCACCAGCAGGCGGTAGCGGTACTTCCCGCGCAACCGCGCCAGCGGCGCCGCAGCCGGACCGAGCGTTTGAATACGCTGCCCCTTCTCGTTCATACCCTGCGGCGCGGTCTTGCCCAGCGCCCGTGCCAGTTCAATCACCTGCCCCTCCTCGCGCCCCGCCACGATAATTCCGGCCAGCCGCGAGAACGGCGGCATATGCGCC
The sequence above is drawn from the Alphaproteobacteria bacterium genome and encodes:
- a CDS encoding fused MFS/spermidine synthase; the protein is MKKDSLSPLLYIIILIEGYIVLSTELLAIRQTIPFVGTGTDTVSIIIAAVLMPLAIGYYTGGRFRPCKIYGNYISLRKKLTFNLILSTVILLPGMSLVFMEWFFQNLLVDIGITSRIVQTSLYATFFVAIPVYFLGQTIPLVSNYFTKTKLSEITGRMLFFSTLGSFLGAVFSTLVLMATIGVHHTVSLTFVLLSIVVILLQRRKLSEPVFLSLSLTVIGLFLNSNHVMSDKSIVYNNQYQMAQILHKGEERHLLLNSNWSSMYDDYGRKYPYIEFAERQGIDPIRNSETPRDILVIGAGAFTLGFEDENNNYIYIDIDPDLLKTAEKYILKDKLKKNKTFLVEEARAFLTRSKREGKKFDVIFLDAYLGGASIPEHLVTQEFFIQIKDSMKNGGILITNFIASPNFADRMSRSIDNTIRSVMPHVSRVVMNEKLLPFNDDANIMANVSYIYRHQEDYDLGVIYTDDKNTVYMDKPQNMLNAFGKK